From Lytechinus pictus isolate F3 Inbred chromosome 6, Lp3.0, whole genome shotgun sequence, the proteins below share one genomic window:
- the LOC129262799 gene encoding proton-coupled folate transporter-like, which yields MLAMPICRAKMSKLIGPDEQGILFACSGCIQSIGTLLSPVIFNALYPLTLNVSSGFVFVVMAITFIIPVLMTLALQWDDRKSTIKYVSVQSKPNTE from the exons ATGCTTGCGATGCCAATTTGCAGAGCAAAGATGTCAAAACTGATTGGACCGGACGAACAAG GAATTTTGTTCGCCTGCAGCGGATGTATACAAAGCATTGGGACTCTCCTATCCCCTGTGATCTTCAACGCCCTTTACCCTCTTACCTTGAACGTGTCATCTGGGTTTGTTTTTGTTGTCATGGCAATTACCTTTATCATCCCCGTCCTGATGACCCT CGCTCTTCAGTGGGACGACAGAAAGAGCACCATCAAATATGTATCCGTCCAGAGCAAACCGAACACCGAATAA